The genomic interval AGGGCCGCCCGGCGAGCTGCCGGGCTTGCGCCATCCCATTGACCCGACACCATGTTTCATGGCCTAGTCCGCGCGCTTCGCGCGCGATTTGACCCGAGCCCCCGCACCGGTTGGCGACCTCGGCCGCGCCCCGTTTTTCCGCCCTGATCCGCGCTCGAACCGGCCGGCCGTCTTCTGATCTTTCGAATCCTGATCTCATGAGCAACGAACGATACAACGCCCGCGAATCCGAGCCGAAGTGGCAGGCGAAATGGGACGAGGCGAAGATCTTCGCCACCCGCAACGACGACCTGCGCAAGAAGTATTACGTGCTGGAGATGTTCCCGTATCCGTCGGGGCGGATCCACATGGGTCACGTCCGCAACTACACCATGGGCGACGTGGTGGCGCGGACGATGCGGGCACGCGGCTACAATGTGCTGCACCCGATGGGGTGGGACGCATTCGGTCTGCCCGCCGAGAACGCCGCGATCGAACGCAAGGTCGCCCCGAAGGCTTGGACCTACGACAACATCGCGGCGATGAAGAAGCAGCTCCAGACCATGGGGCTGTCGCTCGACTGGGCGCGTGAATTCGCGACTTGCGATCCGTCCTACTACAAGCACCAGCAGAAGATGTTCCTCGACTTCCTGAAGGTCGGGCTGGTCGAGCGCGAGAAGCGCAAGCTGAACTGGGACCCGGTCGACATGACCGTGCTGGCCAACGAGCAGGTGATCGACGGCCGCGGCTGGCGCTCGGGCGCAGTGGTCGAGCTGCGCGAGATGAACCAGTGGGTGTTCAAGATCACCAAATACGCCCAGGAGCTGCTCGACGCGCTGGATACGCTGGATCGCTGGCCCGACAAGGTGCGGCTGATGCAGCGCAACTGGATCGGCCGCTCCGAAGGCCTGATGGTGCGGTTCGCGCTCGATAGTGCGACGACGCCGGCCGGCGAGACCGAGCTGAAGATCTTCACCACCCGCCCCGATACGCTATTCGGCGCCAAGTTCATGGCGATCGCGGCCGATCACCCGCTGGCGCAAGCCGCGGCGGCGAAGGACCCGAAGGTCGCGGCGTTCATCGAGGACTGCAAGAAGCGCGGCACCGCGCAGGCCGAGATCGACACCGCCGAGAAGCAGGGCATCGACACCGGCATCCGCGCCGTGCATCCGTTCGATCCGAGCTGGAAGCTGCCGGTCTATGTCGCCAACTTCGTGCTGATGGAATACGGCACCGGCGCGATCTTCGGCTGCCCCGCGCACGACCAGCGCGACCTCGACTTCGTGAACAAGTACCAGCTCGGCAATACGCCGGTGGTCTGTCCCGAAGGCCAGGACCCGGCGAGCTTCGTCATCACCGACATCGCCTATGACGGCGACGGCCGGATGATCAATTCGCGCTTCCTCGACGGCAAGACGATCGCCGAGGCGAAGGAAGAAGTTGCCAAGCGGTTGGAGACCACGCAGCTCGGCGGCGCACCCGTCGGCGAACGCAAGGTCAATTTCCGCCTGCGCGACTGGGGTATCTCACGTCAGCGCTATTGGGGTTGTCCGATCCCGATCATCC from Rhodopseudomonas palustris carries:
- the leuS gene encoding leucine--tRNA ligase, which encodes MSNERYNARESEPKWQAKWDEAKIFATRNDDLRKKYYVLEMFPYPSGRIHMGHVRNYTMGDVVARTMRARGYNVLHPMGWDAFGLPAENAAIERKVAPKAWTYDNIAAMKKQLQTMGLSLDWAREFATCDPSYYKHQQKMFLDFLKVGLVEREKRKLNWDPVDMTVLANEQVIDGRGWRSGAVVELREMNQWVFKITKYAQELLDALDTLDRWPDKVRLMQRNWIGRSEGLMVRFALDSATTPAGETELKIFTTRPDTLFGAKFMAIAADHPLAQAAAAKDPKVAAFIEDCKKRGTAQAEIDTAEKQGIDTGIRAVHPFDPSWKLPVYVANFVLMEYGTGAIFGCPAHDQRDLDFVNKYQLGNTPVVCPEGQDPASFVITDIAYDGDGRMINSRFLDGKTIAEAKEEVAKRLETTQLGGAPVGERKVNFRLRDWGISRQRYWGCPIPIIHCPTCDVVPVPDAELPVVLPEDVSFDKPGNALDHHPTWKHVTCPKCGGKAVRETDTMDTFVDSSWYFARFTDPWNTEAPTTPDVVNRMMPVDQYIGGVEHAILHLLYSRFFTRAMKAAGHIDIKHDEPFAGLFTQGMVVHETYRKVDGHFASPAEVSIVVDGDQRRATLIDGGSPVEIGPIEKMSKSKRNTVDPDDIIGTYGADTARWFMLSDSPPDRDVIWSEEGVKGASRFVQRLWRMVNDAAPIAASAPAERPASFSADALTLRKAAHGALDKVLSGIERLAFNVSLAHIREFSNTLGDVLARSQTPSPDLAWAIRESTVILVQLFHPMMPHLAEECWTVLGQTGLVSEALWPQIEPDLLVEDSITLPVQVNGKKRGEVTVPRDAPTSEIEAAVLALDAVKQALGDKPVRKVIVVPQRIVNVVG